The proteins below are encoded in one region of Rhododendron vialii isolate Sample 1 chromosome 7a, ASM3025357v1:
- the LOC131332714 gene encoding probable LRR receptor-like serine/threonine-protein kinase At3g47570, producing MPTQIGNLRNLGKLNLSENKLSGGIPETLGSFEVLEFLSLAGNHFEGIKLHERGGNKSFQAECEALKNIRHRNLVKIITSCSSTDFKRNDFKALVFEFMENGSLDNWLYPGSLHEQQRTASWNLIQRVNIAIDVASALDYLHYHCEEAIIHRDLKPSNVLLDADFCAHIKQSTAIKLALEEQLDMLLQNIYGMGEEISTQGDIYSYGVLLLEMFIGKRPTDCMFSDNLSLSGYTKMFLPNKVLEIVDPQIILEEERHPTRNRQTITPNTNKLDVCMPSFYPSNWCFMLCCTAQ from the exons ATGCCAACGCAAATCGGTAACTTGAGAAATCTCGGAAAGCTGAACTTATCAGAAAACAAATTATCAGGAGGAATTCCAGAAACTCTTGGCAGTTTCGAAGTGTTGGAATTCCTTTCGCTTGCGGGAAATCATTTTGAAG GTATTAAACTTCATGAACGTGGAGGGAATAAGAGTTTCCAAGCAGAATGTGAAGCGCTCAAGAACATTCGCCATCGCAACCTCGTCAAGATAATCACATCTTGCTCAAGCACCGATTTTAAGCGCAATGATTTCAAGGCTTTAGTTTTCGAATTCATGGAAAACGGGAGCTTAGATAACTGGTTATACCCAGGAAGTCTTCATGAGCAACAGAGAACTGCGAGCTGGAACCTCATTCAACGTGTAAATATCGCCATTGATGTGGCCTCTGCATTGGATTATCTTCACTATCATTGTGAAGAAGCTATCATTCACCGCGACTTAAAGCCAAGCAATGTTCTTCTTGATGCTGATTTTTGTGCCCAT ATCAAACAATCAACCGCAATCAAGTTGGCGTTGGAGGAACAATTGGATATGTTGCTCCAG AATATATATGGTATGGGTGAAGAGATATCAACACAAGGTGATATATATAGCTATGGAGTGTTACTACTGGAAATGTTCATCGGAAAAAGACCAACTGATTGCATGTTCAGTGACAATCTTAGCCTCTCTGGTTACACAAAAATGTTTCTTCCGAACAAGGTATTAGAGATTGTCGATCCCCAGATCATATTGGAAGAAGAAAGGCATCCAACTAGGAATAGGCAAACTATCACACCAAACACTAATAAACTTGATGTTTGCATGCCTAGTTTCTATCCTTCAAATTGGTGTTTCATGTTGTGCTGCACTGCCCAATGA